In one window of bacterium DNA:
- a CDS encoding PD-(D/E)XK nuclease family protein, translated as MKTLITFPFNFKDKTEFLLNRLNGDPLETLYLAPHISKLEDFKLKYHYSNPNQSLLPSTHTLKTLGIKLINEYSDFRIISEIEKYIIILTILQEKRETILSELNLTGLSLSILQFIKDIKISGESGIDTKKIKDGIEKYNWKFEDNLKIILEAINVMEKYEDYLEKNKLIDSEDIYLKASGFINNISSKKLLVEGFYEIPPYQKVFMKLLLQKVDEVDFSFCYDKDSSPDVKDLILDKTFFFLEDVCNWKRETPTGKERENNIKCYNFSSQPEEIKGIIKIISENFVTKKITNLNDVMLVFPSMLAYRSVVQRVFGRYNLPCKIVPGYSLSQDSAINTLLSIFSFGDTYNWEALMGLLTSPHFTKINEEKAKTFSIYSRERFERTGFFKENFLNYKDTNLKIIKSLIKNTEYNKKTSEKWVKEIYTIIDKMGWTPGLPEVKYTFDMVLEALKTPISFTGADFLSVLKKSFELIEIQEGLGEGVKVSGVMESVGIEKKLCFLGGATEENLPQSSSIEELFIPDNLKKQLGFTDYNLRVARERLDIHRLKKENDEIIFTYPSKISGKNQMKSIFLFEQKESVLGEDLFVSKEKNLFNFKFSREKFYEKFVVDGKLKISVTQLESFLQCPFRFYIEKVEGFKVYAKPEIGESPDKWGQIIHKVMQEIFEKYKGFDIPVDKQEELKELFKVGLINKISELQETNQISVFYRDVMSMRIEEVTNKFNDIVRNHYDIQLVGIEEDISQELKSLILKGKIDRIEKDYSGNISIIDIKTGTSAPPSYTEGDFFKKSNIQLPLYIWMYKRKHKIEQEYISGSIWNFSFKDDEKKKNEIIYASSKFKYLNIVEDYLEKISKQILEREDFVAENPENCFFCNFKDVCPYEKQ; from the coding sequence ATGAAAACACTTATTACTTTTCCGTTCAATTTTAAAGATAAAACTGAGTTTTTACTCAACCGCTTAAATGGAGACCCTCTTGAAACACTGTATCTGGCTCCTCATATAAGTAAGTTAGAAGATTTTAAACTTAAATATCATTATTCTAACCCTAACCAATCTTTATTACCCTCTACACATACTTTAAAAACTCTTGGGATTAAATTAATAAACGAATATTCTGATTTTAGAATTATTTCGGAAATAGAAAAATATATAATTATTCTTACTATTTTGCAAGAAAAAAGAGAGACAATCTTATCTGAACTTAATCTAACAGGGCTTTCTCTTTCAATACTTCAATTTATTAAAGATATAAAAATTTCCGGTGAATCTGGTATAGATACTAAAAAAATCAAAGACGGAATAGAAAAATATAATTGGAAATTTGAAGACAACTTAAAAATAATTCTTGAAGCTATCAATGTAATGGAGAAGTATGAAGATTATTTAGAGAAGAATAAACTTATTGATTCTGAAGATATATACCTTAAAGCGTCTGGTTTTATTAATAATATTTCATCAAAAAAACTCCTTGTGGAAGGGTTTTATGAGATACCCCCTTACCAGAAGGTTTTTATGAAATTGTTACTTCAAAAGGTTGATGAAGTAGATTTCTCTTTTTGTTACGATAAGGATAGTTCTCCCGACGTAAAAGACCTTATACTTGATAAAACGTTCTTTTTTTTAGAAGATGTTTGTAATTGGAAAAGGGAAACTCCTACTGGGAAAGAGAGGGAAAACAATATTAAGTGTTACAATTTTTCATCCCAACCAGAAGAGATTAAAGGGATAATAAAAATAATCTCAGAAAATTTTGTAACCAAAAAAATAACAAATTTGAACGATGTAATGTTGGTGTTTCCTAGTATGCTTGCTTATAGATCTGTTGTTCAGAGAGTTTTTGGCAGGTATAACCTTCCCTGTAAAATTGTTCCAGGTTATTCTTTATCACAAGATTCTGCTATTAACACTCTGCTTTCTATTTTTAGTTTTGGAGATACATATAACTGGGAAGCACTTATGGGGCTTCTTACTAGCCCCCATTTTACAAAAATTAATGAAGAAAAGGCAAAAACCTTTTCTATATATTCAAGAGAAAGGTTTGAACGAACAGGTTTTTTTAAGGAGAATTTTTTAAATTATAAAGATACCAACTTAAAAATAATAAAATCTCTAATAAAAAATACTGAATACAACAAAAAAACATCAGAAAAATGGGTTAAAGAGATTTATACAATCATAGATAAAATGGGATGGACCCCAGGGCTTCCTGAGGTAAAATATACTTTTGATATGGTTCTTGAGGCATTAAAAACTCCTATTTCTTTTACAGGCGCTGATTTTCTTTCCGTTTTAAAGAAATCTTTTGAATTGATAGAAATACAAGAAGGGCTTGGCGAGGGAGTTAAGGTTAGTGGGGTTATGGAGAGTGTTGGAATAGAAAAGAAACTATGTTTTTTGGGAGGTGCAACAGAAGAAAATTTACCACAATCTTCTTCAATTGAAGAACTTTTTATCCCAGATAACTTAAAAAAACAGTTGGGGTTTACCGACTACAATCTAAGGGTAGCTCGTGAAAGATTAGATATCCACAGGTTGAAGAAAGAAAATGATGAGATTATTTTTACTTATCCATCCAAAATTTCTGGTAAAAACCAGATGAAATCTATCTTTCTTTTTGAACAGAAAGAGTCGGTTCTTGGGGAAGACTTGTTTGTTTCTAAAGAGAAAAACCTATTTAATTTTAAGTTCTCAAGAGAAAAATTCTATGAAAAATTTGTTGTTGATGGAAAACTTAAAATAAGTGTTACTCAACTTGAATCATTCCTACAATGTCCTTTTAGGTTTTATATTGAGAAAGTAGAAGGTTTTAAAGTTTATGCTAAGCCAGAAATAGGGGAATCCCCTGATAAATGGGGACAGATTATACATAAAGTAATGCAAGAAATTTTTGAAAAATATAAAGGTTTTGATATACCTGTAGATAAGCAGGAAGAACTAAAAGAACTTTTTAAGGTAGGGCTAATAAATAAAATATCTGAGTTACAAGAAACAAATCAGATATCTGTTTTTTACAGGGACGTAATGAGTATGAGGATAGAGGAAGTAACAAATAAATTTAATGATATTGTAAGGAACCATTACGATATACAACTTGTTGGTATTGAAGAGGATATTTCTCAAGAATTAAAATCATTAATCCTTAAAGGCAAAATAGATAGAATTGAAAAAGATTATTCTGGTAATATTTCTATAATAGATATAAAAACAGGAACGTCAGCGCCTCCTTCGTATACAGAAGGGGATTTTTTCAAAAAATCCAATATCCAGCTTCCTTTATATATATGGATGTATAAAAGAAAACATAAAATAGAGCAAGAGTATATTTCTGGAAGTATTTGGAATTTTAGTTTCAAAGATGATGAAAAAAAGAAGAATGAGATTATTTATGCGTCATCAAAATTTAAATATTTAAACATTGTGGAAGACTATTTAGAAAAAATTTCAAAACAGATTTTAGAAAGAGAAGATTTTGTGGCAGAAAATCCCGAAAACTGTTTTTTCTGTAACTTTAAAGATGTGTGCCCTTATGAAAAACAATAA
- a CDS encoding lysophospholipid acyltransferase family protein: MKIKKLKKEVLHLSIFINSVIFFYFLKAMPIFTYKTISRFLGVLSFAFMGSTKKRIINNLKISYGDKFSLEERKEIGKDIFSNIVFSFCELVGTTKLNTQQIIDMAEIEGEEILKSALKTGKGVVGVCSHMGNFPLLQYILVKKGYPANVIIKAPSASLFAKFCDKLIRGAGVTYISKQNARKTITEAQDWMAANRGVLSFYLDQHASNGTPTQFFGKKVFAPNGAALFAKKYNCLALGIFSYRMKSGKHKIIIEGPYPLKETNNINEDLIANTSYFMERVEHYVKAAPEQWFSWLHRRFR, translated from the coding sequence ATGAAAATAAAAAAACTAAAAAAAGAGGTTCTACATTTATCTATCTTTATAAATTCTGTTATATTCTTCTATTTTTTGAAGGCAATGCCAATATTTACCTACAAAACAATTAGTAGGTTTCTTGGAGTGTTATCTTTTGCTTTTATGGGCTCTACAAAAAAGAGAATCATAAATAATTTAAAGATATCTTATGGTGACAAATTTAGTCTGGAAGAAAGAAAAGAGATTGGTAAGGATATATTTTCTAATATAGTTTTTTCTTTTTGTGAGTTGGTTGGAACAACAAAACTTAACACCCAACAAATTATAGATATGGCTGAAATAGAAGGCGAAGAAATACTAAAAAGCGCCTTAAAAACTGGTAAAGGTGTTGTTGGGGTATGCTCACATATGGGTAACTTTCCTTTACTTCAATATATCCTTGTAAAAAAAGGTTACCCTGCAAACGTTATAATTAAAGCTCCATCGGCGTCTCTTTTTGCTAAATTCTGCGATAAACTTATAAGGGGAGCAGGGGTAACATATATTTCAAAACAAAACGCAAGAAAAACCATTACAGAAGCTCAAGATTGGATGGCAGCCAATAGAGGTGTCCTCTCTTTTTACCTTGACCAGCACGCAAGCAACGGAACTCCTACTCAATTTTTTGGGAAGAAGGTCTTTGCTCCAAATGGGGCTGCTCTCTTTGCAAAAAAATATAATTGCCTTGCTCTTGGGATTTTTTCTTATAGAATGAAAAGCGGTAAACATAAGATAATCATCGAAGGACCTTACCCATTGAAGGAGACCAACAACATAAATGAAGACCTAATAGCAAACACCTCTTACTTTATGGAGAGAGTTGAGCATTATGTAAAAGCAGCTCCAGAACAATGGTTTTCGTGGCTCCACCGACGTTTTAGATAG